In Paenibacillus sp. FSL R7-0345, a single window of DNA contains:
- a CDS encoding glycoside hydrolase family 43 protein — protein sequence MTTIKIQNPVLKGFNPDPSILRAGDDYYMATSTFEWFPGVQIHHSRDMVNWQTLCYALDRPDQLDMKGIEASGGVWAPCLTYDQQEQTFYLIYTIMRSTNGNAFDLDNYVVTSKSILGPWSERIYLNSSGFDPSLFHDDDGRKWLVNLEWETRKGYEHPGSIVIQEYDPVRQELTGTARSIFRGATDMGCMEAPHIYKRDGYYYIMTAEGGTGFGHGVTMARSRELFGPYESDPCNPIITSARLVNLDRRNVDDYLKPYQYNPDSLLQKSGHGSLVETQKGEWYIAHLCARPVLPQIRSMLGRETAIQACEWTEDGWLRMIGGGQSALIEAPAPELTPHPFAPEPAREDFDSGKWNIHLNSLRVPIDEEWASLSARPGFLRLRGRQSLFSLHEQSLVARRLQSVNATVETCVEFEPENYHQSAGLTLFYDQNMFYYLRVYYSESLGGKCLGILYADNGTKVELTESRLPVADWESIYLRAELRQGMLTFSASPDGAQWQQVGPELDGTKCSDEYSASGHFTGAFLGINCQDSYRRQITADFDYFEYREHS from the coding sequence TTGACTACCATAAAGATTCAAAATCCGGTACTGAAGGGCTTCAATCCCGATCCGTCGATTCTCCGCGCTGGTGACGATTATTATATGGCGACATCTACTTTTGAATGGTTTCCCGGTGTGCAGATTCATCATTCCAGGGATATGGTCAACTGGCAGACGCTCTGCTATGCGCTGGACCGGCCGGATCAGCTGGACATGAAGGGGATTGAAGCTTCCGGCGGTGTCTGGGCACCGTGCCTGACCTATGATCAGCAGGAGCAGACCTTTTACCTGATCTATACGATTATGAGAAGCACAAACGGCAACGCGTTTGATCTGGACAATTATGTGGTTACGTCCAAAAGCATTCTTGGCCCCTGGTCGGAGCGCATTTATCTGAACAGTTCCGGCTTCGACCCTTCACTGTTCCATGATGATGACGGTCGCAAATGGCTGGTTAACCTGGAGTGGGAGACGCGCAAAGGGTACGAGCATCCCGGCTCTATCGTCATTCAGGAGTATGATCCGGTGCGGCAGGAGCTGACCGGCACAGCGCGAAGTATTTTCCGCGGGGCAACAGATATGGGCTGCATGGAGGCGCCGCATATCTATAAACGGGACGGTTATTACTATATTATGACCGCTGAAGGCGGAACCGGCTTCGGACACGGTGTTACGATGGCCAGATCACGCGAATTGTTCGGTCCTTACGAATCCGACCCGTGTAATCCGATTATTACATCCGCCAGGCTGGTCAATCTGGACCGGCGGAATGTGGACGATTATTTGAAACCGTACCAATACAACCCGGATTCCCTGCTGCAAAAAAGCGGGCATGGCTCACTGGTGGAAACGCAGAAAGGGGAGTGGTACATCGCCCATCTGTGTGCCCGGCCTGTGCTGCCGCAAATCCGCAGTATGCTGGGCAGAGAAACGGCCATTCAGGCATGTGAATGGACGGAGGACGGGTGGCTGCGCATGATCGGCGGCGGGCAGTCGGCTTTGATTGAGGCTCCCGCTCCTGAGCTAACGCCTCATCCGTTCGCACCGGAACCGGCCAGAGAGGACTTTGACAGCGGGAAGTGGAACATTCATCTGAACTCCCTGCGCGTTCCGATTGATGAGGAATGGGCCTCTCTATCGGCCCGGCCGGGATTCTTACGGCTGCGCGGGCGGCAATCGCTATTCTCGCTGCATGAGCAAAGTCTGGTGGCACGCCGGCTGCAGTCTGTTAATGCAACAGTAGAGACTTGTGTGGAGTTCGAACCGGAGAATTATCATCAGTCGGCCGGGCTTACACTCTTTTATGACCAGAATATGTTCTATTATCTGCGGGTTTACTATAGTGAGAGCCTTGGAGGTAAGTGTCTTGGCATTCTGTATGCCGACAACGGTACAAAGGTTGAGCTCACAGAGTCCCGGCTGCCGGTCGCAGACTGGGAGAGCATCTATCTCCGCGCCGAGCTGCGCCAGGGGATGCTGACCTTCTCCGCCTCGCCGGACGGAGCCCAGTGGCAGCAGGTTGGTCCGGAGCTGGACGGCACGAAATGCTCGGATGAGTATTCCGCCTCCGGCCATTTCACCGGCGCCTTTCTCGGGATCAACTGCCAGGATTCCTACCGCAGACAGATCACAGCCGATTTCGATTACTTCGAGTACCGGGAGCATAGTTAG
- a CDS encoding beta-galactosidase — MDKLLYGVAYYDEYMPHERLAEDIGMMKEAGINTVRIAESTWSTHEPQNGVFDFTSVDRVLDAMHEAGIHVIIGTPTYAIPAWMVKEYPDVLAVTAAGRGKYGARQIMDITHPVYLFYAERIIRKLLERVHKHPAVIGYQTDNETKHYETAGDNVQLKFVKYMRNTYGTLEKINYQFGLDYWSNRIDSWEDFPSVAGTINGSLGAEFARFQRGLVNDFLAWQVAIVNEYKQPGQFVTQNFDYEWRGHSFGVQPSVDHFAAAEPFDIAGVDIYHPSQSELTGAEIAFGGDISRSVKRSNYLVLETQAQAFPQWTPYPGQLRLLAFSHIGSGANMVAYWHWHSIHNSFETYWKGLLSHDFLPNPVYKEACTIGADFKRLSPQLTGLVKKNKIAFMISNEALSAMEWFKLPDGKNYNDVVRWLYDAFYRMNAECDFIQPSSPYLHEYSLVVVPALYAVSDEALLALNEYVQGGGHVLYTFKSGFTDEQVKVRTVQQPGIISEACGIGYSMFVTPGAETGLAGGLFPEGGTGTVNSWMELLVPGTAEVLASYDHPEWGHYAAATRNTFGEGTATYVGCMIDTADLAVIVRDTLQTAGLWAEQQEYAFPLIVKSAVAREGAQVRFYYNYSGKQVAGVRPVKGGTELLSGNVVAADSELQLAPWGVQIILEQE, encoded by the coding sequence ATGGATAAGTTACTATACGGTGTTGCCTATTACGATGAATACATGCCTCACGAGAGGCTTGCTGAAGATATCGGCATGATGAAGGAGGCAGGAATCAATACCGTCCGGATTGCCGAATCCACCTGGAGCACGCATGAGCCGCAAAACGGGGTGTTCGACTTCACATCCGTGGACCGCGTACTTGACGCTATGCATGAGGCCGGTATCCATGTCATTATCGGAACGCCGACCTATGCCATTCCTGCCTGGATGGTCAAGGAGTACCCGGATGTGCTGGCGGTCACTGCGGCGGGACGCGGTAAATACGGTGCCCGGCAGATCATGGACATCACGCATCCGGTCTACCTGTTCTATGCCGAGCGGATCATCCGAAAGCTGCTGGAGCGGGTGCATAAGCATCCGGCAGTCATCGGTTACCAGACCGATAATGAAACCAAGCATTACGAGACAGCGGGCGATAATGTCCAGCTGAAATTTGTGAAATATATGCGGAATACCTACGGAACCCTGGAAAAAATCAACTACCAATTCGGCCTCGACTACTGGAGCAACCGGATCGACAGCTGGGAGGACTTCCCGTCAGTCGCCGGTACGATCAACGGCAGCCTGGGTGCGGAGTTTGCCCGCTTCCAGCGCGGGCTGGTGAATGATTTTCTGGCCTGGCAGGTAGCGATTGTCAATGAATACAAGCAGCCGGGGCAGTTCGTGACCCAGAATTTCGACTATGAGTGGAGAGGACATTCCTTCGGCGTTCAGCCTTCGGTGGATCATTTTGCAGCGGCTGAGCCGTTCGATATTGCCGGTGTGGATATTTATCATCCGTCGCAGTCCGAGCTGACCGGGGCCGAGATCGCTTTTGGCGGAGACATTTCACGTTCCGTGAAGCGGAGCAATTATCTGGTGCTGGAGACACAGGCACAAGCATTTCCGCAGTGGACACCTTATCCCGGACAGCTCCGTTTGCTGGCATTCAGCCATATCGGCTCTGGTGCGAACATGGTCGCCTACTGGCATTGGCACTCGATCCACAATTCCTTTGAAACGTATTGGAAGGGGCTGCTCAGCCATGATTTCCTGCCAAATCCGGTGTATAAGGAGGCTTGTACAATCGGTGCGGATTTCAAGCGGCTTAGTCCGCAGCTGACCGGACTCGTGAAAAAGAACAAAATCGCCTTTATGATCAGCAATGAGGCGCTGTCGGCGATGGAATGGTTCAAGCTGCCTGACGGCAAGAACTATAATGATGTGGTGCGCTGGCTGTATGATGCGTTCTACCGGATGAATGCGGAATGCGACTTTATCCAGCCTTCCAGCCCTTATCTCCATGAGTATTCCCTGGTGGTTGTACCTGCTCTGTACGCGGTATCGGATGAAGCGCTGCTCGCACTTAATGAGTATGTGCAGGGCGGCGGCCATGTTCTCTATACTTTCAAAAGCGGATTTACCGACGAGCAGGTCAAGGTGCGCACCGTGCAGCAGCCGGGCATCATTAGTGAAGCCTGCGGAATCGGGTACAGCATGTTCGTAACGCCGGGTGCAGAGACTGGACTTGCAGGCGGACTGTTCCCTGAAGGCGGGACCGGTACGGTGAACAGCTGGATGGAGCTGCTGGTTCCGGGAACCGCTGAAGTGCTCGCTTCCTATGACCATCCGGAATGGGGCCATTATGCGGCGGCCACGCGGAATACCTTCGGTGAGGGTACAGCAACCTATGTCGGCTGTATGATAGACACCGCCGATCTGGCAGTTATCGTACGCGATACTTTGCAGACAGCCGGATTGTGGGCAGAGCAGCAGGAGTATGCTTTCCCGCTGATCGTAAAATCAGCAGTGGCCCGTGAAGGTGCACAAGTAAGATTCTATTACAATTACTCCGGCAAACAGGTGGCGGGAGTACGTCCGGTCAAAGGTGGAACAGAATTACTCTCAGGTAACGTAGTTGCTGCAGATAGTGAGCTTCAGCTTGCACCTTGGGGTGTGCAGATTATTTTGGAGCAGGAATAG
- a CDS encoding response regulator, which produces MINLMIVDDEERARTGIRTLIDWASHDVEIVAEAGDGVEALELMHKHQVDILLADIRMPEMDGLTLIEQVKRDFPHVKSVIMSGYNDFHYVKKAIALGASDYLLKPSRRQEITDTIVNVVNGILEEKRQTAHLKRLTEGFRESLPLLKERTLSQLVLSEEVSYDKIRDSLELNGIYFPYDYFAVFVMQLDNLHTLQKSYTAFELELLKYGLKNISEETVRQPNIGLSFEHQDDIIAILNMPAELGGAELLALAGEFQSNAKNYLKLAVSVGIGVTGTQLASLNISYTTAVNALDDHYALGPGKLVNAQDSRAAEHGSWSYPILQEKTVLLSVMNGDADSIRESLATFMSSLPSSKEQIVSCSLALYFALYKLYIEKNTGGMDDFALTLQDNIQSISKEDPEGIKSELLTAAVKVNELLNAKKNKNKLFESILAYIEENYYKDISRETVANEVFITPGYLSLLFKQQIKTNFLDYLHKIRIDQACLLLKDRSRKIGDIAMKVGYNDEKYFFQVFKKYTGFTPNQYRNNLDETGSG; this is translated from the coding sequence ATGATTAACTTAATGATCGTCGACGATGAAGAGCGGGCCAGAACCGGGATCAGAACACTGATCGACTGGGCCAGCCATGATGTGGAGATTGTAGCCGAGGCGGGAGACGGTGTGGAAGCCCTTGAGCTGATGCACAAGCACCAGGTAGATATTCTGCTGGCTGACATCCGGATGCCGGAGATGGACGGTCTGACTCTGATTGAGCAGGTCAAGCGTGACTTCCCGCATGTGAAATCGGTCATTATGAGCGGCTATAACGATTTTCATTATGTTAAAAAAGCGATCGCACTCGGCGCATCCGACTACCTGCTGAAGCCGAGCAGACGCCAGGAGATTACCGATACCATTGTCAATGTGGTTAACGGGATTCTGGAGGAGAAGCGGCAGACTGCGCATCTGAAGCGGTTAACCGAAGGCTTCCGCGAGAGCCTGCCGCTGCTGAAGGAACGTACGCTCAGCCAGCTGGTCCTGTCTGAGGAGGTCTCCTATGACAAAATCCGGGACAGCCTGGAGCTTAACGGTATTTATTTTCCCTATGACTATTTCGCCGTCTTTGTCATGCAGCTGGACAATCTCCATACCCTGCAAAAGAGCTATACGGCGTTTGAGCTGGAGCTGCTGAAATACGGGCTCAAAAATATCAGCGAGGAAACCGTCCGCCAGCCGAATATCGGCCTGAGCTTCGAGCATCAGGATGATATCATCGCTATCCTTAACATGCCGGCTGAGCTGGGCGGTGCTGAACTGCTGGCGCTGGCCGGGGAGTTTCAGTCCAATGCCAAAAACTATCTCAAGCTAGCCGTTTCCGTCGGCATCGGTGTGACCGGCACCCAGCTGGCCAGCCTGAACATTTCTTATACTACAGCCGTAAATGCGCTGGACGATCACTACGCCCTCGGTCCCGGCAAGCTTGTGAATGCCCAGGATAGCCGGGCAGCTGAGCACGGGAGCTGGTCTTATCCTATTTTGCAGGAAAAAACGGTGCTGCTGAGTGTAATGAACGGCGACGCGGACAGCATCAGGGAGAGTCTCGCCACATTCATGTCTTCGCTCCCTTCCTCCAAGGAACAGATTGTCAGCTGCTCGCTTGCGCTTTATTTTGCCCTATATAAGCTTTATATCGAGAAAAATACCGGCGGGATGGACGATTTCGCCCTGACTCTGCAGGACAACATCCAGAGTATCTCCAAGGAAGATCCGGAAGGCATCAAAAGTGAGCTGCTTACCGCCGCCGTTAAAGTTAATGAACTGCTGAATGCCAAAAAGAACAAAAACAAGCTGTTCGAGTCCATCCTCGCCTACATTGAAGAAAATTACTATAAGGACATCAGCCGCGAGACGGTCGCAAATGAGGTGTTCATTACGCCCGGCTATCTGAGCCTGCTGTTCAAGCAGCAGATCAAAACCAATTTTCTCGACTATCTGCACAAAATCCGCATCGACCAGGCCTGCCTCCTGCTCAAGGACCGCAGCCGCAAAATCGGCGACATCGCGATGAAGGTCGGCTACAACGATGAAAAGTACTTTTTCCAGGTGTTCAAGAAATACACAGGCTTCACGCCTAACCAGTACCGTAATAATCTGGATGAGACGGGGAGCGGGTAG
- a CDS encoding Asp23/Gls24 family envelope stress response protein produces the protein MHQPEQGLSCIGKLTVSQQVISKIAGMAVQETEAVQALVEGSTKRKKREEFYKAIKVKISGSELSVHLFPIITLGTPLHQLAQLLQQSIKSRVEKLTGLQVTDVNVTVVGVVAAQ, from the coding sequence ATGCATCAACCGGAACAGGGCTTAAGCTGTATTGGAAAACTGACGGTGTCACAACAGGTTATATCGAAGATTGCCGGTATGGCTGTGCAGGAGACAGAGGCGGTTCAGGCGCTTGTGGAAGGCAGTACCAAACGAAAGAAGCGTGAGGAATTCTACAAAGCGATCAAGGTGAAAATCAGCGGCAGCGAGCTGTCTGTCCATCTTTTCCCGATTATCACCCTGGGCACTCCGCTTCACCAGCTGGCCCAGCTTCTGCAGCAGAGCATCAAGAGCCGGGTTGAAAAGCTGACCGGACTGCAGGTGACGGATGTAAACGTGACGGTGGTCGGTGTTGTTGCAGCACAGTAA
- a CDS encoding response regulator transcription factor: MIYTILIADDEPEIVELLQLYLEKDYHILSASSGLEAQQLIKEQSVDLAILDIMMPGMDGLQLLKSIRGTYHFPVLFLSAKSQDHDKILGLELGADDYIAKPFNPLEVVARVNALLRRVHHFDVPALPQEPEVKQLVLGALTLDLNECMLYVSGEPVMLTSTEYKILKLMMEEPGRVFTRKRIYEAVWEDFYMYEDNSIMVHISNIREKIERDSKKPEYLKTIRGLGYKINAPAEN; this comes from the coding sequence ATTATATATACGATACTGATTGCTGATGACGAGCCTGAAATTGTTGAACTGCTGCAGCTTTATCTTGAAAAAGACTACCATATTCTAAGCGCCTCATCGGGTCTTGAGGCGCAGCAGCTGATTAAGGAGCAGTCTGTCGACCTGGCGATTCTCGATATTATGATGCCGGGGATGGACGGGCTTCAGCTGCTGAAAAGCATCCGCGGAACCTACCACTTCCCCGTACTGTTCTTATCGGCCAAAAGCCAGGATCACGACAAGATACTGGGGCTTGAGCTTGGTGCTGACGACTACATCGCCAAACCCTTCAATCCGCTGGAGGTTGTCGCGAGAGTAAATGCCCTGCTGCGGCGGGTCCATCATTTTGATGTGCCTGCACTTCCGCAGGAGCCTGAGGTGAAGCAGCTTGTGCTGGGCGCGCTCACTCTGGATCTAAATGAATGTATGCTGTATGTATCCGGCGAGCCTGTGATGCTGACCTCTACCGAATACAAAATCCTCAAGCTGATGATGGAGGAGCCGGGCCGGGTCTTCACCCGCAAACGGATCTATGAAGCCGTGTGGGAGGATTTCTACATGTACGAGGATAACAGCATTATGGTGCATATCAGCAACATCCGCGAGAAGATTGAACGTGATTCCAAAAAGCCGGAATATCTGAAAACGATCCGCGGACTGGGGTACAAAATCAATGCGCCTGCGGAAAACTAG
- a CDS encoding HAMP domain-containing sensor histidine kinase, with protein sequence MRLRKTRQQRPLQASLAIDFLRFLLIVLFTVMVIVFGTYAFMQLDVAQKLQDYQLADPDLKTQASRYLDNPQNGPETAKLLRSQGWLEVLDSSKRVREVIGSKQDDPQSYTEEQLYKLLENDPEQAYYVSLADYQQEGSSGWLLLKLPRDRIDITINSYPFMSHFNQSVTFYIMLGAMLLLMLVITYSYSVARRILKPLKTIIQGLKEMIQGNYSTRLTVHAEKEFEQMAETFNYMADMIERTTVAKQRAEDSKQRMIMDLSHDLKTPITSIQGYAQALYEGRVEDAERQRKYLLYIYNKSFQVTRLIQNMMELLKTDSPDFLLKMGRHELGDFLREIIAGAYGEIEQKQFTLRLEVPDHDVYAQFDPELLSRVVQNLTANALAYNPPGTTLRVSLTPRPDAVVIEIADNGVGIAKELRSTIFDPFVRGDEARTASGGTGLGLAIARKNTERMGGTLELSGTKLEATVFTITIPI encoded by the coding sequence ATGCGCCTGCGGAAAACTAGACAGCAGCGGCCGCTGCAGGCATCGCTGGCGATTGATTTTCTGCGGTTTCTGCTTATTGTACTGTTTACAGTCATGGTTATTGTGTTCGGCACCTATGCTTTCATGCAGCTCGATGTTGCCCAGAAGCTGCAGGATTACCAGCTCGCTGACCCTGATCTGAAGACGCAAGCCAGCCGGTATCTGGATAATCCGCAGAACGGGCCGGAAACGGCCAAGCTGCTGCGCAGCCAGGGCTGGCTGGAGGTGCTGGACAGCAGCAAGAGGGTGCGCGAGGTGATCGGCAGTAAACAGGATGATCCGCAGAGCTATACGGAGGAGCAGCTGTATAAGCTGCTTGAGAATGATCCGGAGCAGGCATACTACGTGTCCCTGGCAGATTATCAGCAGGAAGGCTCCTCAGGCTGGCTGCTGCTGAAGCTTCCCCGGGACCGTATCGACATTACGATTAACAGCTACCCGTTCATGTCTCATTTTAACCAGTCGGTAACCTTCTATATTATGCTTGGCGCCATGCTGCTGCTGATGCTGGTTATTACGTACAGCTATTCTGTAGCCCGGCGGATCCTGAAACCGCTGAAGACGATTATTCAAGGACTCAAGGAAATGATCCAGGGTAACTACAGCACCCGGCTTACGGTTCATGCCGAGAAGGAATTTGAGCAGATGGCTGAAACCTTCAATTATATGGCGGATATGATTGAGCGGACCACGGTCGCCAAGCAGCGGGCTGAGGACAGCAAGCAGCGGATGATTATGGATCTGTCCCATGATCTCAAGACGCCGATTACCAGTATCCAGGGCTATGCGCAGGCTTTATATGAAGGCCGGGTAGAAGATGCCGAGCGGCAGCGGAAATATTTACTTTACATTTACAACAAGTCTTTCCAGGTTACGAGGCTGATCCAGAATATGATGGAGCTGCTCAAGACGGACTCTCCCGATTTTCTGCTGAAAATGGGGCGTCACGAGCTCGGCGATTTCCTGCGGGAGATTATTGCCGGCGCTTACGGGGAAATCGAACAAAAGCAATTCACCCTGCGGCTTGAAGTACCCGATCACGACGTCTATGCCCAGTTCGACCCTGAGCTGCTGTCACGGGTGGTCCAGAATCTGACCGCCAATGCGCTGGCTTACAATCCGCCGGGAACGACATTGCGGGTCAGCCTGACTCCAAGACCGGATGCGGTAGTCATCGAAATTGCCGATAACGGCGTCGGGATCGCTAAAGAGCTGCGGTCCACCATTTTTGACCCCTTTGTGCGGGGAGATGAAGCCAGAACCGCCTCCGGCGGGACAGGCCTGGGGCTGGCGATCGCCAGAAAGAATACGGAACGGATGGGAGGAACCCTTGAGCTGTCCGGCACTAAGCTGGAAGCAACGGTATTTACCATCACTATTCCAATCTAA
- a CDS encoding sensor histidine kinase, which produces MVDTFFNTSLKTKIVIVFIVMITLITSALGLYSFHTSKKQIVNKVSTTNLSVIRLIDNNIIEMQKSIKDWVTVFSLSPVVQDALQNEPNGNVDLESQIYSGTMSAIMNQMLVTGNFDYLSLYGQEEQPLYQVATDDSSGPGSYSGILSSDVYKQTLEFNGASYWYPLNSTNNVFIDVNRNEKIAMSRIVRSTLNGRNIGLIFVGINTETIRKRYLKDLYDESHGIMILDQNGVPFLTAGKSFYNEKEPLQLPKVGNGAVDGSRIISLNGEELLLTYTQSNAGWQILYAVPLDTLTKELNSIKLFVVIAILVSLLLSIPLMLVLSNFLTAPIKKLLYSMRRFQNGHFDEKVEVRYRDEIGLLSRGYNTMVGNIKTLVDEVYVLKLKEQEAELKALQSQINPHFLYNMLDTIFWEAESAGQDKISEMVINLSRLFRLSLNRGKSFTSVAKEKELIQLYLSLQQMRFRDKLSYSTDIPDALDNYVILKLSLQPFIENALVHGIERKREGGSVSITGTMDGGYLRFVIEDNGIGMDEATIEKITEVQEEDDIHTGVNTGGYAVANVIQRFRLYYKDQFNIRYSSTPGSGTRVELIIPVTSEPLEENHD; this is translated from the coding sequence ATGGTTGACACTTTTTTTAACACCAGCCTGAAAACCAAAATTGTCATTGTCTTCATCGTGATGATTACCCTGATTACATCGGCTCTCGGGCTGTACTCGTTCCATACCTCCAAGAAACAGATCGTTAACAAGGTCAGCACGACCAATCTGTCGGTGATCCGGCTGATCGATAATAATATTATAGAGATGCAGAAAAGCATCAAGGACTGGGTGACCGTCTTCAGCCTCTCCCCTGTTGTGCAGGACGCACTGCAGAATGAGCCGAACGGCAACGTGGATCTGGAATCACAAATCTATTCGGGGACGATGTCCGCCATTATGAATCAAATGCTGGTTACCGGAAATTTCGATTACCTGTCCCTTTACGGGCAGGAGGAGCAGCCGCTCTATCAGGTTGCCACCGATGACAGCAGCGGTCCTGGCAGCTACAGCGGGATTTTGTCCAGCGATGTCTATAAGCAGACCCTGGAATTTAACGGCGCCTCCTACTGGTATCCGCTTAACAGCACCAATAATGTTTTTATCGATGTGAACCGCAATGAGAAAATCGCCATGAGCCGGATTGTCCGCAGCACGCTGAACGGCCGGAACATCGGGCTGATCTTCGTCGGTATTAATACCGAAACGATCCGCAAGCGGTACCTGAAGGATCTGTATGACGAGTCCCATGGAATCATGATTCTTGATCAGAACGGCGTACCGTTTCTCACTGCCGGTAAGTCTTTCTACAATGAAAAGGAGCCGCTGCAGCTGCCAAAAGTCGGGAACGGTGCGGTAGACGGCTCGCGCATTATCAGCCTGAACGGGGAAGAGCTGCTGCTGACCTACACTCAGAGCAACGCCGGCTGGCAGATCCTATATGCGGTTCCGCTGGACACGCTGACCAAGGAGCTCAATTCCATCAAGCTGTTTGTTGTCATTGCTATTCTCGTGAGCCTGCTGCTGAGCATACCGCTGATGCTGGTACTGTCCAATTTCCTGACTGCGCCGATCAAGAAGCTGCTGTATTCCATGCGGCGGTTCCAGAACGGGCATTTTGACGAAAAGGTGGAGGTGCGCTACCGGGATGAAATTGGCCTGTTAAGCCGCGGCTACAATACGATGGTCGGCAATATCAAGACACTGGTGGATGAAGTGTATGTCCTGAAGCTCAAGGAGCAGGAAGCGGAGCTCAAAGCGCTGCAGTCGCAGATTAATCCGCATTTTCTCTATAACATGCTGGATACGATTTTTTGGGAGGCGGAAAGCGCCGGCCAGGACAAAATCAGCGAGATGGTTATCAACCTGTCCCGGCTGTTCCGGCTCAGTCTGAACCGCGGCAAAAGCTTCACCAGTGTAGCCAAAGAAAAAGAGCTGATCCAGCTTTACCTGTCCCTGCAGCAGATGCGCTTCCGCGACAAGCTCAGCTATTCGACCGATATTCCGGATGCCCTCGACAACTATGTGATTCTGAAGCTGAGCCTGCAGCCGTTCATTGAGAACGCTCTGGTCCATGGTATTGAGCGCAAACGTGAGGGCGGGTCAGTCAGTATAACCGGGACGATGGACGGCGGATACCTGCGATTTGTCATTGAAGACAACGGCATCGGCATGGATGAAGCAACGATTGAGAAGATTACCGAGGTTCAGGAGGAAGACGACATTCACACCGGCGTGAACACCGGCGGATATGCGGTAGCCAATGTGATTCAGCGTTTCCGCCTGTATTATAAGGATCAGTTCAACATCCGTTATTCCAGTACGCCCGGGTCAGGCACCCGTGTAGAGCTGATCATTCCTGTCACATCAGAACCCTTGGAGGAGAACCATGATTAA
- a CDS encoding AI-2E family transporter encodes MKQLNTFLTIGKAILLVLLIVYVGSLVDFIFEPLKSLTGVILIPVLLAVFFYYLLRPLLPLMERWKIKRWRMKRTQAILLIYLVLGVLVFGFFGGVWPPLKSQLLTLVQNAPQLFEAVNEKITDLEHSGFFTKLFPEDFSLLSQLNDYLSQGFTLLTSYVTGLFSAVSNLAIILFTFPILLFYMLKEGDKFGKAFVKMVPGRFRERAGMITGEIDGALSNYIVSRVIVNLALGVLMYLGFLIIGLPYALVLTLIAFIMNFIPFFGAIISSIPIVIIGLTVSPMVGLWSLIIILLAQQIQDNIITPLVFGKSLDIHPITTTVLVLGVGNFFGIIGMLIIIPVYMVIKIISRHTYQLFLKEKWEGL; translated from the coding sequence ATGAAGCAGCTGAACACATTTTTAACCATTGGGAAGGCAATACTGCTGGTTCTGCTGATTGTATATGTGGGGTCATTGGTCGATTTTATTTTTGAGCCGTTAAAGTCACTTACTGGTGTTATTCTGATTCCGGTACTGCTGGCGGTATTCTTCTACTATTTATTACGGCCGCTGCTGCCGCTGATGGAGCGCTGGAAGATCAAGCGCTGGAGGATGAAGCGCACGCAGGCCATTTTGCTGATCTATCTGGTGCTTGGCGTACTGGTCTTCGGATTCTTCGGCGGCGTTTGGCCTCCGTTGAAATCGCAGCTGCTGACGCTGGTACAGAATGCCCCGCAGCTGTTTGAAGCCGTAAACGAAAAAATCACTGATCTTGAGCACTCGGGCTTTTTCACCAAGCTGTTTCCCGAGGATTTCAGCCTGCTGTCCCAGTTGAACGATTATTTGAGCCAGGGCTTTACTTTGCTGACCAGCTATGTGACAGGATTATTTTCGGCGGTGTCCAATCTGGCGATCATTCTGTTCACCTTTCCGATTCTGCTGTTTTATATGCTTAAGGAAGGGGACAAGTTCGGTAAAGCCTTTGTCAAAATGGTACCCGGACGTTTCCGCGAGCGGGCAGGGATGATTACAGGTGAAATCGATGGCGCGCTGAGTAACTATATTGTGAGCAGAGTCATCGTCAATCTTGCACTGGGCGTGCTGATGTACCTTGGTTTCCTGATTATCGGGCTGCCTTATGCCCTTGTGCTGACCCTGATTGCGTTCATTATGAACTTTATTCCTTTTTTCGGGGCGATTATTTCTTCCATTCCGATTGTAATCATCGGGCTGACTGTCTCCCCTATGGTCGGCTTATGGTCACTAATTATTATTTTGCTGGCCCAGCAGATCCAAGACAATATTATTACTCCGCTGGTTTTTGGCAAAAGCCTCGACATTCATCCGATTACAACAACGGTGCTTGTGCTGGGAGTGGGGAATTTCTTCGGCATCATCGGCATGCTGATTATTATCCCCGTGTACATGGTAATCAAGATTATATCCAGGCATACATACCAGCTGTTTCTCAAGGAGAAGTGGGAGGGACTGTAG